A window from Spirochaetota bacterium encodes these proteins:
- the ispH gene encoding 4-hydroxy-3-methylbut-2-enyl diphosphate reductase produces the protein MKIELARHSGFCMGVRDAVLTIVEELNTAGEEILVYGPLIHNPQTVAILGKRGLKTVHTLDDIDGKTIVVRTHGIPLENLRDIKARSRRYLNLTCPRVSRVQGLIKNYSGKGYYTIIVGDRDHAEVLGLKSYAAAGVTVVSDIADIDTVPRADKYILVSQTTQDRDQFFAIVNELEKRFSEVTVFNTICDSTHDRQNDIRDGMARNIDALVVVGGRQSANTTRLAQMSRECGIRTFHVETEGELAAGDFRGVKHVLVTAGASTPGWIINNVMERLYEIQYRNNRFFPGIIVKLLDFILRTNLLSAAAASLISLFVLAFAGAAAGTAIAIESFLYIFAMYTLNNHFEMDSLFIRNPVKYAIQNRHRHVLLPMAIIALVACLYLAAHHQPAVAFGYLVSCFLGAVYSTRTVKRMVLKSGIGLLEKAYNLKNIVSAFGWLIVSTVLPLAAAGADTASFIGACSFVFALVLFRNILLDIIAFQGDLIFGMQTFSTMLGVQSAGRIAIAVSAAAGAVFTAIALSTGKALFLVFLVNLAYFAAVYLRIRSKNYFIALKYEMLLDLNFVLFAALYFLVR, from the coding sequence ATGAAAATAGAGCTGGCCCGCCATTCCGGCTTCTGCATGGGGGTTCGGGATGCCGTTCTCACCATTGTCGAGGAGCTCAATACCGCCGGCGAGGAGATACTCGTTTACGGGCCGCTCATCCACAATCCGCAGACCGTTGCCATACTTGGCAAGCGGGGCCTCAAGACTGTCCACACACTTGACGACATCGACGGAAAGACGATCGTCGTGCGCACCCACGGCATACCCCTGGAGAACCTTCGCGACATCAAGGCGCGCTCGCGGCGCTACCTCAACCTGACCTGCCCGCGCGTGTCGCGCGTCCAGGGCCTCATCAAGAATTACTCCGGCAAAGGCTACTATACCATAATAGTCGGCGACAGGGACCATGCCGAGGTGCTGGGCCTCAAGAGTTATGCCGCCGCCGGCGTAACCGTCGTCTCCGACATCGCGGACATCGATACGGTTCCCAGGGCCGATAAATACATCCTCGTCTCCCAGACCACGCAGGACAGGGATCAGTTCTTTGCAATCGTGAATGAGCTGGAAAAACGCTTCAGCGAGGTTACGGTATTCAACACCATCTGCGACTCCACCCACGACCGGCAGAACGACATCCGCGACGGCATGGCGCGGAACATCGATGCGCTTGTGGTGGTCGGCGGCCGGCAGTCCGCCAATACCACGCGGCTTGCGCAGATGAGCCGCGAATGCGGCATAAGGACATTTCATGTCGAAACCGAGGGGGAGCTTGCCGCCGGAGATTTTCGCGGGGTGAAACACGTGCTTGTTACCGCGGGCGCGTCGACGCCGGGCTGGATCATCAACAATGTCATGGAGCGTCTTTACGAAATCCAGTATCGCAACAACCGCTTCTTCCCCGGCATCATCGTCAAGCTCCTCGACTTCATCCTCAGGACCAACCTCCTGTCCGCGGCGGCGGCCTCGTTAATAAGCCTCTTCGTACTTGCCTTTGCCGGGGCGGCCGCCGGTACGGCGATCGCTATCGAGTCGTTTCTATACATCTTCGCGATGTACACGCTCAACAACCATTTCGAGATGGACTCTCTTTTCATACGGAACCCGGTTAAATACGCGATCCAGAACCGGCACAGGCACGTGCTGCTTCCGATGGCGATCATTGCGCTGGTTGCCTGCCTCTACCTCGCCGCCCATCACCAGCCGGCGGTCGCGTTCGGCTATCTGGTGTCATGTTTTCTTGGTGCGGTATATTCGACGCGAACGGTGAAGCGGATGGTGTTAAAGAGCGGAATCGGGCTTCTGGAAAAGGCCTATAACCTGAAAAATATCGTATCGGCCTTCGGCTGGCTGATCGTTTCGACGGTTCTCCCGCTCGCGGCCGCTGGCGCGGACACCGCGAGCTTCATCGGCGCATGTTCGTTCGTTTTCGCCCTGGTTTTGTTCAGGAATATCCTGCTCGACATCATCGCCTTCCAGGGCGACCTCATCTTCGGAATGCAGACTTTTTCAACAATGCTGGGGGTTCAATCGGCGGGCAGGATCGCCATCGCGGTTTCCGCCGCTGCGGGCGCGGTCTTCACGGCAATTGCGCTTTCGACGGGGAAGGCGCTGTTTCTCGTATTCCTGGTCAATCTCGCGTATTTCGCCGCCGTATATCTCAGGATCAGGTCGAAGAACTACTTTATCGCTCTAAAATACGAGATGCTTCTCGATCTCAACTTTGTGCTTTTCGCGGCGCTGTATTTCCTGGTACGATAA
- a CDS encoding pyridoxine 5'-phosphate synthase, translating into MPEIVLCVNIDHIATLRQARGGVEPDPIAGAVICEENGAAGITVHLREDRRHIQDLDVAGLRDVVRGKFNLEMALSDDIIAVARGIVPNQITLVPEKRRELTTEGGLDVGANLRRISEVVRVFHDLGVVVSLFIEPDKRAVELSRETGADFVELHTGTYCSARAAAEVQKELDRIHEAAHHAVSIGIRVNAGHGLNYLNLPPILATPGLEELNIGHSIISRSVFTGLARAVKEMADLILNARRA; encoded by the coding sequence ATGCCCGAAATAGTTCTCTGTGTTAATATCGATCACATCGCCACGCTGCGCCAGGCACGGGGAGGGGTCGAGCCCGATCCGATAGCCGGGGCGGTTATATGCGAGGAAAACGGGGCCGCGGGCATAACCGTGCACCTGCGTGAGGACAGGCGGCATATCCAGGACCTCGACGTTGCGGGCCTGCGCGACGTGGTGCGGGGCAAGTTCAACCTGGAGATGGCGCTCTCCGACGATATCATCGCGGTGGCGAGGGGCATTGTACCGAACCAGATTACGCTCGTTCCGGAAAAGCGTCGGGAGCTCACGACCGAAGGCGGGCTCGACGTCGGCGCGAACTTAAGGCGGATTTCCGAGGTTGTGAGGGTGTTCCACGATCTCGGCGTCGTGGTCTCGCTTTTTATCGAGCCTGATAAACGGGCGGTGGAACTCAGCAGAGAAACCGGCGCGGACTTCGTCGAACTGCATACCGGCACCTACTGCAGCGCGAGGGCCGCGGCCGAAGTCCAAAAAGAGCTTGATCGAATCCACGAGGCGGCACATCATGCCGTAAGCATCGGCATACGGGTCAACGCGGGCCACGGACTCAATTACCTGAACCTGCCGCCGATCCTCGCGACGCCGGGGCTCGAGGAGCTTAATATCGGCCATTCGATCATCTCGCGTTCCGTCTTTACCGGGCTGGCCAGGGCCGTAAAGGAAATGGCCGACCTCATCTTGAACGCTCGTCGGGCATAG
- the cdaA gene encoding diadenylate cyclase CdaA, which yields MEAVFERTMYLISSFWEYARIFLDVLLVAFLLYWVYTFIANTRAMQLLKGLVAIFVVAVLSHVLRLDTLNWLITNLTSYIVITVIILFQPELRRLLTQFGQRNWISNAFTTETFQLDEMVNAIAAMAEERIGSLIVIERNTGLRAYIESGVVINSLITEELIRTVFFPNTALHDGAIIIQEARIMAAACYLPLSDSRQLKKQHGARHRAALGIAEETDALVVVTSEETGAISLMVNGRMFSRIKLSDLKNMILYFMNPKTAYEERYSIK from the coding sequence ATGGAAGCCGTATTTGAAAGAACGATGTACCTGATCTCAAGCTTCTGGGAGTATGCCAGAATATTTCTGGACGTGCTCCTGGTGGCGTTTCTGTTATACTGGGTGTATACCTTCATCGCGAACACCAGGGCCATGCAGCTTTTAAAGGGCCTGGTGGCCATCTTCGTGGTCGCGGTCCTCTCGCATGTGCTCAGGCTCGATACGCTCAACTGGCTCATCACCAATCTCACATCCTACATCGTCATTACGGTCATCATACTGTTCCAGCCCGAGTTACGCAGATTGCTCACCCAGTTCGGCCAGCGCAACTGGATCTCGAACGCCTTCACCACCGAGACCTTCCAACTCGACGAGATGGTGAACGCCATCGCGGCCATGGCCGAGGAGCGCATCGGCTCGCTGATAGTCATCGAGCGCAATACGGGGCTCAGGGCGTACATAGAGTCGGGCGTCGTCATCAACTCGCTCATCACCGAGGAGCTCATCCGCACCGTCTTTTTTCCCAATACGGCCCTGCACGACGGGGCGATCATAATACAGGAGGCGCGGATAATGGCCGCCGCCTGCTACCTGCCGCTCAGCGATTCGCGGCAGCTTAAAAAACAGCACGGCGCCCGGCACAGGGCGGCACTTGGCATAGCCGAGGAAACGGACGCGCTGGTGGTCGTCACCTCCGAGGAGACCGGCGCCATATCGCTCATGGTGAACGGGAGGATGTTCTCCCGGATCAAGCTTTCAGATCTGAAAAACATGATACTGTACTTCATGAACCCGAAGACCGCATACGAAGAGAGATATTCCATTAAATGA
- the folP gene encoding dihydropteroate synthase has translation MGIVNVTPDSFYDGGRYFDTESAKAHARRLCADGADILDIGGESSRPGARRISEQEEMDRVCPVIEFAARNFDTVVSVDTCRAGVAAAALGAGATVINDISALGMDDEMAPLAARTGAYVVLMHMKGAPQTMQDNPVYGDVVAEVAGALDERAEYAMSAGIGRDRIILDPGIGFGKTMEHNYLILRNLGRFKRSGFPLLVGLSRKSLIGGLYDDESDRLPATIALNAVAVMAGADIIRVHDVREHRLAMEAVTMLSRVPDGSRI, from the coding sequence ATGGGCATTGTTAACGTAACGCCGGATTCGTTTTACGACGGGGGGAGATACTTCGATACCGAAAGCGCGAAGGCGCATGCGCGGCGGCTCTGCGCTGACGGGGCGGACATCCTCGACATAGGCGGCGAATCGAGCCGTCCGGGCGCGCGGAGGATATCCGAACAGGAGGAGATGGACCGGGTCTGCCCGGTCATTGAATTCGCGGCGCGGAATTTCGATACGGTCGTTTCGGTCGATACCTGCAGGGCGGGGGTCGCGGCCGCGGCCCTCGGGGCCGGGGCGACGGTCATCAACGATATAAGCGCCCTGGGCATGGACGACGAAATGGCGCCGCTTGCGGCGCGCACCGGCGCGTACGTTGTGCTCATGCACATGAAGGGCGCGCCGCAGACGATGCAGGACAATCCCGTATACGGGGATGTCGTCGCCGAGGTCGCCGGCGCTCTCGATGAACGCGCCGAATACGCCATGAGCGCGGGAATAGGGAGGGACAGGATTATCCTCGATCCGGGAATCGGCTTCGGAAAAACGATGGAGCACAATTACCTGATTTTGAGAAATCTCGGGCGTTTCAAACGGTCCGGGTTTCCGCTCCTCGTTGGCCTTTCGAGGAAATCGCTCATTGGGGGGCTGTACGACGACGAAAGCGACCGGTTGCCGGCGACGATCGCTCTTAACGCCGTAGCGGTGATGGCCGGCGCCGATATCATAAGAGTGCACGACGTGCGCGAACACCGCCTCGCGATGGAGGCGGTCACCATGCTTTCAAGGGTCCCGGATGGAAGCCGTATTTGA
- a CDS encoding FlgD immunoglobulin-like domain containing protein: MRNKAKTLAALLLAGCVASTAAFALDMSGVMAYPVPFNPDKKTLTIGGLPPGASDIRIKIFDINGDSVFERSYSPAATTIEWSGRNNSGRKVKPGLYIIKVTAEDSATGNYGKKLIRILVDYK; the protein is encoded by the coding sequence ATGAGAAACAAAGCGAAAACCCTTGCCGCGCTGCTTCTTGCGGGCTGCGTCGCGTCCACGGCGGCCTTCGCGCTGGATATGAGCGGAGTTATGGCTTATCCTGTACCATTTAATCCTGACAAGAAAACATTAACCATTGGTGGATTACCCCCCGGGGCTTCCGATATCAGAATTAAGATATTTGACATTAATGGTGATTCAGTCTTCGAGAGGAGTTATTCACCTGCCGCAACCACTATTGAATGGAGTGGCCGGAACAACAGTGGCCGGAAAGTTAAACCCGGCCTTTATATCATTAAGGTAACGGCCGAGGATAGCGCAACCGGCAATTACGGCAAAAAGCTCATCCGCATCCTGGTGGATTACAAATAG
- a CDS encoding TlyA family RNA methyltransferase — MKKGTLLDAYLAENGLSPSREKAKREIMAGWVRVDGETVRVPSRLLRGTEEVRVERPGGSFASRGGEKLDRALDVFGIDAAGRVVADLGASTGGFTDCLLKRGAALVYAVDVGYGQLDYALRRDERVVVMDRTNVRNLSRGDFDRTVDLVTADLSFISLVKAVDAMVAAFAQSEGALLIKPQFEAGKGEHGKGVVRDAARHVEILMRVVRELSQKGVGFRALCHSPLKGPAGNIEFFLHADIGRSHLPERGELEQIVERVVGEAHRALDDGKNG; from the coding sequence ATGAAAAAAGGCACATTGTTAGACGCGTATCTGGCTGAAAACGGGCTCTCGCCCTCGCGCGAAAAGGCGAAGCGGGAGATCATGGCGGGCTGGGTGCGGGTGGACGGCGAGACCGTCCGCGTCCCGTCGCGCCTGCTTCGCGGCACCGAGGAGGTGCGCGTGGAGCGCCCCGGCGGCAGCTTCGCGAGCCGCGGCGGCGAGAAGCTCGACCGGGCGCTCGACGTCTTCGGGATCGACGCCGCGGGAAGGGTCGTCGCCGACCTCGGCGCCTCGACAGGAGGCTTCACCGACTGCCTGCTGAAGCGCGGGGCGGCGCTGGTGTACGCGGTCGACGTGGGCTACGGGCAGCTCGATTACGCCCTCCGCCGCGACGAGCGTGTGGTGGTGATGGACCGCACCAACGTGCGCAACCTCTCCCGCGGCGATTTCGACCGCACCGTGGACCTGGTGACGGCCGATCTTTCGTTTATTTCCCTTGTCAAGGCGGTGGACGCCATGGTCGCCGCGTTCGCGCAGTCCGAGGGGGCGCTGCTCATCAAGCCGCAGTTCGAGGCGGGAAAAGGCGAGCACGGGAAGGGCGTGGTGCGCGACGCCGCGAGGCACGTCGAAATCCTCATGCGCGTGGTCCGGGAACTCTCGCAAAAGGGCGTCGGTTTCCGCGCGCTCTGCCATTCGCCGCTCAAGGGCCCGGCGGGAAACATCGAATTCTTCCTGCACGCGGACATAGGGCGAAGTCACCTCCCCGAACGCGGCGAACTCGAGCAAATCGTTGAGCGCGTCGTCGGCGAGGCGCATCGCGCGCTCGACGATGGTAAAAACGGTTAA